Sequence from the Helianthus annuus cultivar XRQ/B chromosome 13, HanXRQr2.0-SUNRISE, whole genome shotgun sequence genome:
agcaataacatcatcacgaaacctcctctccataaccgatacccttttcggtttctaagtccccatcatcagtcagcaccctaaggaggaaccagatcaagatgacaggcatgtcgaactccctcactagattctcctctgcactatctgctgtgacaggtatgatttatattgttttccttcatgaacaaacagaactgaaccaacagtAAGGCTATAAATAACCTAGTTTATGCTGAATAAAGGGTAGTGTGTTTTTTCATTGAAAATGAATCTTTATATCTCCACACACAACACAAATATCATATTGTTCCCAGTAAAGTATAAAAGCTTCTGTTTGTGAGTTCTTGTGAGCGGAGAGATGGACATGCATGGtaccaacatttggtatcagagcacccGGGTTAGGGCTCGAGAGGAAGCAAGGATTTCATGAGAATCGCAGCGGAAGATTGAAGACCAAGACAGACTGTCGTCGCCAAAGAAGAAGAACCGGTGAGAAGAAGACTGTTGTTAGAAAGCTTGTTCTGACGGGGGACAACGAAGACCGAAGACCGTGACCGCTGCGGGAAAGAAGATACCGGCGAGAAGAAGACCGTTGCTGGAAATTATATTATGGCGTAAGACCGAGAAGACTGACGAGCCGCAAAAGACCGGCGACAAATACCGAGACCGAAGAAGATGACCGTGACCGGTGGTTAGCTTGAGAAAGAAAGCTTAAGACCAAAAGAAAGCCCGAGACCGAAGAAGACGACCATAACTCAAAAGAAAGATCGAAAGTTTTTGTCCTAGTATTTCAAGAAAGAAGAATGGCGATGGTACCAGCAAAAGGCTAGAGCTTGTTTTGACTTCTTAGCATCCAGTTCTTCCCCAAGAGTCCTTGCTTCCGCCGTCTCCAATAGGCCATGTGCATCCAAGATAGACTTAACTTTGATAGCCCATACCGGATAGTTGGTTGCGGTCAAAGTCGGAACTTGGTACGACATCGAACCCGCTTCTTTTGCTGGTACCATCGCCATTCAAGAAAGAAGAATGGCAATGGTACCAGCAAAAGAAGTGGGTTCGATGTCATACCAAGTTTCGAATTTGACCGCAACCAACTATCCGGTTTGGGCTATCAAAGGTAAGTCTATCTTGGATGCACATGGCCTATTGAAGAGTGTGGAAGCAAGAACTCTTGGGGAAGAACCAGATGCTAAGAAGTCAAAACAAGCTCTAGCCTTTTTGTTTCAAGCGATACTGGAAGAAATAGTGTTGCAAATGTCGAGTCACACGGACCCGAAGAAAGTGTGAGATGGTTCAAAAATACGATACTTGGGTGTAGATCAGGTGAGGACCGCTCGAATTGCAACATTGAGAAGAGATTTTGAAGGTTTGTAGATGAGGGATGGAAAGCTCGTTAATAATTGTGCTACTAAGTTGAGCGGATTTGTTTCAAAGTTAAGGAGTCTGGGACATGAAGAAGTTGAGAAAGTTTTATGTTTCGTGTAATATGTTAGTTCATACAAAAGTATGCTTAGTTCGTTTGTTAGCTAGTTTTTCATTTGTATATACACATCTTGTAATATTATCTTACTTTGATTTTGAATGACAATCAGCTACTTTCCAAAAATCGGATTACATAATATGAAAATTAAAAGGGTCTGGTTATCCACACATCCCCTCAATTTATCCACACATCCTCTAACCCTATACACCCCTCATTGCCATATACGCCTAAAAATGGACCCACCTGATAAGCCCCTCATTGCCCTATACGTTTACTTTTTGGTTACTTTTTCACACATCCTATTAATTGTCAATGATTGGATGTCAGCCAATGATTGTCAATTCATTGGCTCTTTTGTGTGGAATAAAATTGGGGGGATGTGTGGGTTTTCATTGGGatgaaatattatttaaaaaaaactttatatatatatattttttttaattgttgttaaaataaaaaaaatataaacatttatatttattattatttattgttataaaagGAAGGTATATAAAtgtcattttttatttaatatatttagaaaaatggcaacatttttattagttaattattattataaaacgtcaatattttttataattaatattataaaacttctacatttttttatcaagtgttagtataaaacgtcaactttttttaaattagtattataaaacttctacattttaTATCAACTCTTAGTATAAAACGtcaccattttttttaattagtattataaaaattctacattttttttatcaagtgttattataaaacatcaccattttttttaattagtattataaaacttctacattttttttatcaagtgttattataaaacgtcaccattttttttaattagtactataaaacttctacatttttttatcaagtgttattataaaacgtcaaattctctataatcactaactattacatattattacttaaattgttgttaaaataaaaaaaatatataaacatttATCTTCAaactcataataataataataataataattaaaataataatattaataataataataataataataataataataataataataataagaatacgAGTGAATTTCAaagattgtcctttatctttatacctattttcaggcgttgtcctttatgttcaaaattgataagttttgtactttatgttttaaaatcgatcacgttttgtcctttaggcatAACTCAGtttgttttttcagttaaatgtgACCATGTGCAGGTCACATGAGGGTACATTTGTCATTTAATGTCTCTTTTATTACCAACCTACCATGTGCAAATCATTTCCCCTAATAACTTCTCATTTCCCCCGAAATACAGATACAGAGTATATAAATTTGATCTTTAATCCCCAATATTCAGTATCTTCCCAATCGATTTATCCATGAAATCAGGCAATGACAAAAGCCGCAGTGTATGACCCTGTTAGCACATCATATTATGTTCAACAAACTACCTTTTCAAGACGGACATAATActttagaagaaaaaaaaataactgaTTTACTTACTGTGGGTGCAGTATCAAAAACTATACGCGTAAACATGCTATACTCTTGCGATTCAAGAAATTGTATAACCTGTCAAAAGATTTATGTGATCGATAAGAACTTTTATTAATACTAGGCAGACAAACAAAATAGACAAATCTTATTAGTTATTATTAGTAAATACCTTAGAGATTGCAATAGCTTCATCTAAACCAGGAGGAGGTGTGTCTAATAGCTCCCCTAGCTTCAGCTCTCCTAACTGTAATCGATCaatgattaaaaaaaacatattgcaagtcaaaaatttaaaaaaaaaaaaaaaaactaagccAGGCAAGCACAGCATTTACAAACGAGAACTTAGAGGTGTCAAATTTCAGCCCGTATGTGTGAAAACTGATCAatttgggatatatttgacagcGAAAAGATCCGATGTGTAAAAGACAAAAGTTAAAAGAAACTTTGGCTCAAATCCACCGCCCAACCCCCAAATCAGATCCTTCGCCCAACCCCCAAATCGCAATTTCAGATCTCAGATCCACCGCCCAACCCCCAAATCACTATTTTAGATCTGCGATTGCAATGGTGGTGGGAAGATGGTGCAGTAGATGGTTTTGAGATGGGCCTGCGATGAGGTTGGAGGTGGTTTTGAGATGGATGTTTGGAGGAGATGACGGTGCAGGAGTGGTTTTAAGATGGATATAATTTTGACCAGCTTCAATTTGGGGGCATGGATCTTGGGGTGTGCTTGTTTGAAAGGTTATTTTGTGTTTAAGGATTTTGTGTTTTTAGAGTtattttagagcattcacatccaatccactaaaaatatacatacatttcactaaaaaacaactcctatatcaatatatttccactaaaaacaaatactttttctctctctttttcaatatatattacatttttctctctctttcactcacaaccactttcaatatatattaaaaaattatagtgggtgaacagtatccccccaaatatacagatgaacagtaatattttctctctccttcactcacaaccactttttatactttttacattttaaaaaCCCCACACACTACATATGATGGACTGGATGGGAATGCTCTTAAACCCGTTGGATGAGGGGTTTGAATGGATGGTGGATGAGGGGTTTGGGATTGAGATCCATGTGGTGTGCTTTCTCACTGAGGGTAAAAGGTGTGTTTAGAGTTTAGACATGTGCTTTCTCTAGTGAGTGTTATATTaatatagtttaatttttttatcaggttatttgttttttgttttttcttattAAATTTGATGGTTACTAGAAAAAATAATcaatgttacaaatgaaaatTAAAATGTTTATTGATGTCTTGTTGTGTGGTATAATGGTATTATTAAATAGTTCGTTAGGAACGGCCGAAATACATAAGATTAATGTATCTTTTCTTAGATTTTATTAATTTTTCACTATGTCATATGTCATGATAATCTCGATTGTcttggtggtgggtcggctagggtggtagtgatggtggtgggtcggctatgttggtggcagtggtggtgtgtcggctgtggtggtggtggtggtggtcggctatggtggtggtgggtcggatcgggtggttgtggtggtggtggtgggtcggcaggggtggtggtggtggtgggtcggatggggtgatggtggtggtggatcggctatggtggtggtgatggtggtaggtctgctttggtggtggtggtggtgggtcggctgtggtgatggtggtgagtcggctatggtggtggtggtgggtcggctggggtgggggtggtggtgggtcggttgtggtagtggtgggtcggatggggtggatggggtggttgtggtggtggtggtgggtcggctggggtggtgatggtggtgggtcggctatagtggtggtggtggaccggttatggtggtggtgggccggTTATACTGGTGGTGTTGGGCCggctggggtggttgtggtggtggtgggtcgactatggtggtggtggtggtcgaccggctatggtggtggtggtggtgggtcggctagggtggttgtggtggtggtgggtcggctatggtggtggtggtgggtcggctatgttggtggcagtggtggtggtggtgtgtcggcagtggtggtggtggtggtgggtcggttgtggtggtggtgtgtcggctgtggtggtagtggtggtgatggtggtaggtcggctgtggtggtgggtcggctgtggtgatggtggtgggtcggttgtggtggtggtggtgtggcggctgtggtggtggtggtggtgatggtggtgggtcggctgtggtggtggtgtgtcggctgtggtggtggtggtgatggtggtgagtcggctatggtggtggtggtgggtcggctggggtggtggtggtggtgggtcggttgtggtagtggtgggtcggatggggtggttgtggtggtggtggtgggtcggctggggtggtgatggtggtgggtcggctatggtggtggtggtggaccggttatggtggtggtgggccggttatggtggtggtgttgggccggctggggtggttgtggtggtggtgggtcgactatggtggtggtggtggtcgaccggctatggtggtggtggtgggccggctagggtggttgtggtggtggtgggtcggctatggtggtggtggtgggtcggctatgttggtggcagtggtggtggtggtgtgtcggcagtggtggtggtggtgggtcggttgtggtggtggtgtgtcggctgtggtgggtcggctgtggtgatggtggtgggtcggctgtggtgatggtggtgggtcggctgtggtggtggtggtgggccggctatggtggtggtggtgggccggctggggtggtggtggtgagtctgctagggtggtggtggtggttcggCTAtgttggtggcagtggtggtgatggtgtgtcggctgtggttgtggtggtgtgtcggctgtggtggtggtggtggtgatggtggtgggtcggctgtggtggtggtggtgggtcggctgtggtggttttttttttttttttacaatataaaaaaacatgcacatttttttattaaaaatatacacaattcattttataaaaatataaagtttttataatactaacaaaatattttataacaacattttataaaaataaattaattttcTTAATAGTTCACCACTTACTCATACAGATACCCTATCAAAATAAAGTTAATTACACCCAATCATTGGTAATCATTGGCTGACACCCAATGATTGGCATTAGTTTGAGGCGTATTGGGCAATGAGATGCGTATAGGTTtaatgctccaactaccacctTTTTAATACACCGCTCATAGGGGAATGAGAGTTGTATAACTTTACTTTTTCTGACATAATTAATGCACTCAACCCCTATACAACTCTCATTGCCTTATATGAGGCGGCTAGGGGGGGTGTGTCATTACTTTTAGGGGATGTACCAATACCCTCACCCAATTAAAAACTTGTATGTATACATAACTAGTTTAGCACAAAATATGTTAACaattattaagtatataaacaAAATGAGTAGACTTGCTTCAGTAAGTAATTAAATTTGTCGAAAGAAATAACGAAATTTGGAATCCGATTCAACCACTCTTTTGATTCATAGGTTTAACCGGTCAGTTCAAATGAACTTAAACAGGCGGTCTCCTTGTTTAAAACTGTTGGTAGAAAATGACTTATTATACGTGTGGTCATGGGCGTAGCTTTGAAGGGTCCGGGAAGGGCGcccgacccccgaacttttcgctcagttgtgttatgtatgtacgtttcgtgtagaattttttagatatatacgttttcgaccccccggttttataatttttaaggtataattttaggtccggtgacttccgaccgcccggtcggaaatctcaagcttcgccactggtttttttttttttttttattgatgTCAAAGCTTGCAATTTTCTTGAATAaaaggagttttttttttttttttttttttttttatctcttAATCCTGATAACTGATACGTTTGAACACCAGTCCTTAAACCCAAAACTAGATTTTAACGTACATACCATGAATCCATAATATCCCTCTAATTTTAATTTACTACATAACCCGTCTattgatattaaaaaaaaaaacgttattTAATTTTAGCCAAATAATTCATTTAAAAGACTTAGGGGTTGTTTGACAACTTTttaatggttaagtgctgaaccagtaagagttctgaaccattaaggttttgtttgttttttcagaggtaaaacgtccGCACTCTACGGACCACATCTGCAAACATCTGTAGTaaaagaggtggaccaaacctctgtaGTCTTCAAGAAAAATagtgtttgttttttaacttctgcagGCCAACAACATCTCTCTCTGTCACACTAAAACAACCACCACCATAACCATCATATACCGTTAAATCTTAAAAATTTACATAATATATCGTATATTCGTAACAGTTTGGTTGAAACTTGAGATGAACCGCACTTTCTTTGTCAAGGTGGACTTTACATCATAATGTTGTCCTGAATCAACCTATTATGTTATGCATTTAGATCAAAATTGGGCAAAAGTGATGAAATTGATACGATTGTGACAGTAGAGGAGGTTTCGCCTTTCATTATTTTGGATTATATTGTCAAAAACATGATTATTTAATTTGCATGAACTAGTTTTGTTTAGCCATTCCACAACTACGCTATATATTTTCTTACCGTTTTTGTGGGTTCATAATTACAGAGGTTTTGACTTGTGAGTGTAACGATGAATGCAAAAACGAAATCAAGAAATGTTAAAGAAAACAGGCACGCTGCTGAAGATTCAATACTTATGACTTTAATAGGCAACGGTGGTGGTCGGTGTTTAACCCTCTacagaccttagaagatcttagaagtggttgaaccaagtctgcaccaagaagaaCTCGCGCAAactttttttaatgaaacgtcttcggAAAAGCAAACAGTTTGCGCGTGGTTTGCGCCACGCAGACAGAATAGGCTGCGCAGACCTTTTATGAAAAAACAAACATCACCTAAGTGCCGAATCATTAAGAGaactgaaccattaagaggcagTATAATCATATACATGTCACTGTAGATTTTGGAGACCAAAAACAAATCCTTTATCATAAGCCAGCACTCAGCATTAGAAAATTGTTAGTTTGGTTCAACTCTTATTATTAGGTGTCTGAATTAAACCATATGATATACCTTTTTAGATGAGCGGACAAAACTCTAGAACAAATCGCCATGCCGGAGATAAAGTTCAATTTTGATTTGGTTGTAACGAAACGTAATAATCAGCTAATTACCATTTGTTTAAGTATTTGATCAATTTATTTCAATACAAACTTTAGAGGTAAATTATAGACCGCTTATCTAGAAAAATTATCAGAAAACATATTTTGCTTTGATCCAAACACTCAAAAACGTTGACGGGTTGAACTAATGAACTATAACAGGATGCAGGCGCAATAGTAAAAGAACTATCATATAAGTATAAAGAATCAGGTAACATTATTATTTAGTGTATAATTTGATTTTTCCCAAATACAAagttttgtatatttttttcAACATTCTGATATAGGAATCAAGTAACATTCTAAATAAAGTATTTTTCATATTTAAAATGCCAAAAATTAATTTATTTTGAATAAAACTCGAACTCAATTAAAATTTCTATCACAAGGTTGACCAAAAagtgtttttaacaaaactttctATTTAATTTCTTTTCTAAGATATATATTACATTTAGCCAGAAAATCAAAGTATATGTTAAAAAAGtaattgaaaaaataaaataaaacaaaataaacttTACTCTGTTAAATTCTCTCCCTTGAGTGAATTaccctatatattaaaaattaccctatatattaaaaattaaattaaaaatta
This genomic interval carries:
- the LOC110902379 gene encoding ATPase GET3B-like gives rise to the protein MLCLPGLVFFFFFKFLTCNMFFLIIDRLQLGELKLGELLDTPPPGLDEAIAISKVIQFLESQEYSMFTRIVFDTAPTGHTLRLLSLPDFMDKSIGKILNIGD